In Streptomyces canus, one DNA window encodes the following:
- a CDS encoding class I SAM-dependent methyltransferase: MTPRYLSNPGEPVYDVDARRYVDVSDARAEADLPDVFTDIYRTNRWGSDETRSGPGSELQRMKQVIGQLGSLIKDLGVRSVLDAPCGDFNWMQHVDLHGASYLGGDVVTELITANRADHPGPGREFQLLDFTAQPVPRVDLIVCRDALVHFSYQHVVEALTRFRESGSRYLLTTTFSRTPANTDIVTGWWRPIDLCKEPFGLPEPLRVIGDDESDDFYDDKALALWDLRQIPARFPGYEPAVAESGSLGV, translated from the coding sequence TTGACCCCGCGGTACCTGAGCAATCCAGGGGAGCCCGTCTACGACGTGGACGCACGGCGCTACGTCGACGTCTCGGACGCCCGTGCCGAGGCCGACCTGCCCGACGTGTTCACGGACATCTACCGCACCAACCGCTGGGGGTCCGACGAGACTCGCTCGGGGCCGGGCTCCGAGCTGCAGCGCATGAAGCAGGTGATCGGCCAACTCGGCTCCCTCATCAAGGACTTGGGTGTTCGCTCGGTGCTGGACGCGCCGTGCGGGGACTTCAACTGGATGCAGCACGTCGACCTGCACGGCGCCTCCTACCTGGGCGGGGACGTCGTCACGGAGCTCATCACGGCCAACCGCGCCGACCACCCCGGCCCGGGGCGCGAGTTCCAGCTGCTCGACTTCACGGCCCAGCCGGTGCCGCGCGTCGATCTCATCGTGTGCCGGGACGCCCTCGTGCACTTCTCCTACCAGCATGTGGTGGAGGCACTGACCCGTTTCCGCGAGAGCGGTTCGCGCTATCTGCTCACCACGACCTTCTCCCGGACGCCCGCCAACACCGACATCGTCACCGGCTGGTGGCGCCCCATCGACCTGTGCAAGGAACCCTTCGGCCTGCCCGAACCCCTGCGCGTCATCGGTGACGACGAGTCCGACGACTTCTACGACGACAAGGCGCTCGCGCTGTGGGACCTGCGGCAGATCCCCGCGCGTTTCCCGGGCTACGAGCCGGCGGTCGCCGAGTCGGGATCGCTCGGCGTCTGA
- a CDS encoding damage-control phosphatase ARMT1 family protein yields MSLSAAVILGSAPESFPYSVLAERHPAIIGQVREAFPYGPEQHRALDALLHSCTEGVIEPLPDGAWGEWGIDDHLGQSWFDVPWLWSESYFYRRLLDAVGYFGDGPWRGIDPFRPSKLAELDSPETDQELAALDELASRTAEERGTALLHGSLWGNRADLGFRLSDGEAERREAVPDLVADDSDRLWSLLDGAGTLCLIADNAGRELIPDLLLLSHLLEHGRIERAVLHVKPYPYYVSDATTADVVDALRRLVRAPGQAAEYGRRLWDAMADGRLSVRAHAFSCAPLPYADMPDDLRAEIGEAALTVLKGDLNYRRLVGDRWWAPTTSFAEVTAYFPGPVAALRTLKSDVITGLDGRTETALIEAEGRRWRTSGTHALIQVRP; encoded by the coding sequence ATGTCTCTCAGCGCGGCTGTCATCCTCGGCAGTGCACCCGAGTCCTTTCCGTACAGCGTGCTCGCCGAGCGGCACCCCGCCATCATCGGGCAGGTGCGGGAGGCCTTTCCCTACGGGCCCGAGCAGCACCGGGCGCTTGACGCGCTGCTCCACAGCTGCACCGAAGGAGTGATCGAACCGCTCCCCGACGGGGCATGGGGCGAGTGGGGAATCGACGACCACCTCGGGCAGTCCTGGTTCGACGTGCCGTGGCTGTGGTCCGAGAGCTACTTCTATCGGCGGCTCCTTGATGCCGTCGGCTACTTCGGGGACGGGCCCTGGCGTGGCATCGACCCCTTCCGGCCCTCCAAGCTCGCCGAACTCGACTCCCCGGAGACCGACCAGGAGCTGGCCGCTCTGGACGAACTCGCCTCCCGGACGGCCGAGGAGCGGGGGACGGCTCTGCTGCACGGATCGTTGTGGGGGAACCGGGCCGACCTCGGGTTCCGGCTCTCCGACGGCGAGGCCGAGAGGCGCGAGGCCGTACCGGATCTGGTCGCCGACGACAGCGACCGGCTCTGGTCGCTGCTCGACGGTGCCGGCACCCTCTGCCTGATCGCCGACAACGCCGGACGCGAGCTGATCCCCGACCTGCTGCTTCTGTCTCACCTCCTGGAACACGGTCGTATCGAGCGGGCCGTTCTTCACGTGAAGCCGTACCCCTACTACGTCTCCGACGCGACCACCGCCGACGTGGTCGACGCGCTGCGCCGGCTCGTGCGGGCGCCCGGGCAGGCCGCGGAGTACGGGCGTCGGTTGTGGGACGCCATGGCCGACGGACGGCTGAGTGTTCGTGCGCACGCGTTCTCCTGCGCTCCGCTGCCGTACGCGGACATGCCCGACGACCTGCGTGCGGAGATCGGCGAGGCTGCGCTCACGGTCCTGAAGGGAGACCTCAACTACCGGCGCCTGGTGGGGGATCGCTGGTGGGCGCCGACCACGTCCTTCGCCGAGGTGACCGCGTACTTCCCGGGACCGGTCGCCGCCCTGCGCACCCTGAAGTCCGATGTGATCACCGGCCTCGACGGCCGTACGGAGACCGCGCTGATCGAGGCGGAGGGGCGACGCTGGCGGACCAGCGGGACCCATGCGCTCATCCAGGTCCGGCCCTGA
- a CDS encoding ScbR family autoregulator-binding transcription factor: MPRQLRAEQTRATILTAAADLFDRRGYESTSLSDIVEHAQVTKGALYFHFAAKDDLAHAIMEIQSRTSRQVAGDVDARGYTSMEALVRITFGIARLSVEGPVLRAGLRLATGGVEVRPPLRHPFTEWLDLATGKLLGAVKESDLHPDTDVDAVAHSLVCFFVGTRVVGRHLEPVGRQPRRLAEMWHVMIRGLVPVPRRARYLALVSQLEQESRSG; the protein is encoded by the coding sequence ATGCCGAGGCAGTTACGCGCTGAACAGACCCGAGCGACGATCCTCACCGCCGCCGCCGATCTGTTCGACCGCCGTGGCTATGAATCGACCAGTCTCAGCGACATCGTCGAGCACGCCCAAGTCACCAAGGGCGCGCTGTACTTCCACTTCGCGGCGAAGGACGATCTCGCGCACGCGATCATGGAGATCCAGTCACGGACGTCGCGGCAGGTGGCGGGGGACGTGGACGCCCGGGGGTACACCTCGATGGAGGCGCTGGTCCGCATCACCTTCGGGATAGCGCGGTTGTCGGTCGAGGGGCCGGTGCTGCGCGCCGGACTCCGGCTCGCCACGGGCGGAGTCGAGGTGCGGCCGCCGCTTCGGCATCCGTTCACGGAGTGGCTCGACCTCGCCACCGGGAAGCTGCTCGGTGCGGTCAAGGAGTCAGACCTCCATCCGGACACCGATGTGGACGCGGTGGCGCACTCCCTTGTCTGTTTCTTTGTCGGGACGCGGGTGGTGGGGCGGCACCTGGAGCCGGTGGGGCGGCAGCCGCGGCGGCTCGCGGAGATGTGGCACGTCATGATCCGGGGCCTGGTGCCGGTGCCTCGACGGGCGCGGTATCTGGCTCTTGTCAGCCAGCTGGAGCAGGAGTCCCGGAGCGGTTGA
- a CDS encoding ScbA/BarX family gamma-butyrolactone biosynthesis protein has protein sequence MPELRQFTRTPAGPGVLTATVPREFVHRVAVAEVLLTGWTRTDADRFTLTAQWPRTHQLHVSPDRSAYEPLLVAETVRQCGALLAHAVYEVPLGHQFVLRELRVDTRPEHLAVGAAPAEPVIDITVDEVRRRAGRPAALRYDAVVRLGGERIATGGIAVTWTNESVYRRLRGGRTADVGALRLPQPPTALLPTDTVGRALRADVLLSPAARPGRWRLRVDTAHPVFFDHPLDHIPGMLLLEAARQAVRAHGGDESRVPVSFHAAFHQYAELDRPVWMEVSAEGGGDVQVVALQGESVVFGCRVGVVAG, from the coding sequence ATGCCAGAGTTGCGGCAGTTCACGCGGACCCCGGCCGGACCGGGGGTGCTGACGGCGACCGTCCCCCGCGAATTCGTGCACCGCGTGGCCGTCGCGGAGGTCCTCCTCACCGGCTGGACCAGGACGGACGCCGACCGGTTCACCCTCACCGCCCAGTGGCCGCGCACCCATCAGTTACACGTGTCCCCGGACCGCTCGGCATATGAACCGCTGTTGGTAGCAGAAACGGTCCGCCAGTGCGGGGCGCTGCTCGCGCACGCGGTGTACGAGGTCCCGCTGGGGCATCAGTTCGTCCTGCGGGAACTGCGTGTCGACACGCGCCCCGAGCACCTGGCCGTCGGCGCCGCACCCGCCGAGCCCGTCATCGACATCACGGTCGATGAGGTCCGCCGCCGTGCCGGCCGCCCGGCCGCACTGCGCTACGACGCCGTCGTACGCCTGGGCGGCGAACGGATCGCGACCGGCGGTATCGCCGTGACCTGGACGAACGAGTCCGTCTACCGCCGACTGCGCGGGGGGCGGACCGCCGACGTCGGCGCCCTGCGGCTGCCCCAGCCGCCCACCGCGCTGTTACCGACCGACACGGTGGGGCGTGCCCTGCGCGCCGACGTCCTCCTGTCGCCCGCGGCCCGCCCGGGTCGCTGGCGGCTCCGCGTCGATACCGCACATCCTGTTTTCTTCGATCACCCGCTGGACCACATCCCCGGCATGCTCCTCCTGGAGGCCGCCCGCCAGGCCGTACGGGCACACGGAGGTGACGAGAGCCGGGTGCCGGTCTCCTTCCACGCCGCGTTCCACCAGTACGCGGAGCTCGACCGGCCGGTATGGATGGAAGTGAGCGCAGAGGGCGGCGGCGACGTACAAGTCGTCGCGCTGCAAGGGGAGTCGGTGGTCTTCGGGTGCAGGGTGGGTGTCGTCGCAGGGTGA
- a CDS encoding ScbR family autoregulator-binding transcription factor encodes MARQERAIRTRRTIVEAAGAVFDEHGYAASTIAMVLERADVTKGALYFHFPSKESLAQAVLDEQLSLGAVPPHPCKLQEIVDMTFVFGQRLRTNSLLKGSVRLTVDQCAPPGVDHTGPFRQWSEHLLAMLQQARDQGELLPTVQPPDTADLLVGAFAGVQLMSRALHGREDLGHRISVMWAHLLPSIAVPGLLIGLDSRPDRGVRVLASVESGELVGAEA; translated from the coding sequence ATGGCGAGACAGGAGCGCGCCATCAGGACACGCAGGACGATCGTGGAGGCCGCGGGCGCCGTCTTCGACGAGCACGGGTACGCCGCGAGCACCATCGCGATGGTGCTGGAGCGGGCCGACGTCACCAAAGGTGCCCTGTACTTCCACTTCCCCTCCAAGGAGTCGCTGGCCCAGGCGGTGCTCGACGAGCAGTTGTCGCTGGGTGCCGTACCACCGCATCCGTGCAAGTTGCAGGAGATCGTCGACATGACGTTCGTCTTCGGGCAGCGGCTGCGGACCAACTCCCTGCTGAAGGGGAGCGTCCGGCTGACGGTGGACCAGTGCGCCCCGCCCGGTGTCGATCACACGGGACCGTTCCGGCAGTGGAGCGAGCACCTGTTGGCGATGCTGCAACAAGCCCGGGACCAGGGCGAGTTGCTGCCGACGGTGCAGCCGCCGGACACGGCGGACCTGCTGGTGGGGGCGTTCGCCGGGGTTCAGCTGATGTCACGGGCTCTTCACGGGCGGGAGGACCTCGGGCACCGCATCTCCGTCATGTGGGCTCACCTGCTGCCGAGCATCGCGGTGCCGGGACTGCTGATCGGCCTCGACAGCCGGCCCGACCGCGGGGTCCGCGTGCTGGCGTCGGTGGAAAGCGGTGAACTGGTCGGCGCCGAGGCGTGA
- a CDS encoding S8 family peptidase, whose product MRTSPSLRRKLISAAAVSAALLSVGTASVAAAQDAPAQETAVPAALTEAAPDIQAERLIVGYRTGAAEATSNKAAEADAAAKDADFRRRLGTGAALVDLGANPSKAEVADAVAEFKADPQVAYVVPDRLNKPQADPNDTEYAKQWDLFESTAGMNVPGAWPTSTGSGVTVAVIDTGYVTHSDLAANIVGGYDFISDTAVSVDGDGRDSNPADPGDYYAANACGAGIPASSSSWHGTHVAGTIAAVTNNGKGVAGIAYGAKISPVRVLGKCGGYDSDIIDAITWASGGTVSGVPANTNVAKVINMSLGGDGACTSATQTAINNAVGRGTTVVVAAGNDNENVSGHSPGNCNNIISVAATNRAGAKASYSNYGSLVDISAPGGQTSTGTANGILSTLNSGASTPSSESYAYYQGTSMATPHIAGLVALVKSANSSLTPAQIETAIKNNARPLPGACSGGCGAGLADAAKTVAAVSGGGTTTGTTFSSTTAVAIPDNGSAIESSIAVSGRSGNAPSALQVGVDITHTYRGDLAISLVAPDGTVYSLKPASSSDSADNVNTTYTVNASSETANGTWKLRVQDTAAQDTGTLNGWKLTF is encoded by the coding sequence TTGCGTACCTCCCCCTCCCTCCGGCGGAAGCTGATATCCGCCGCCGCCGTCTCCGCGGCCCTGCTCTCGGTCGGCACGGCCTCCGTCGCCGCAGCCCAGGACGCCCCCGCCCAGGAAACCGCCGTCCCGGCCGCGCTCACCGAGGCCGCCCCCGACATCCAGGCCGAGCGCCTCATCGTCGGCTACCGGACCGGCGCCGCCGAGGCCACGTCGAACAAGGCCGCCGAGGCCGACGCCGCCGCCAAGGACGCCGACTTCCGGCGCAGACTCGGCACCGGGGCCGCCCTCGTCGACCTGGGCGCGAACCCCAGCAAGGCCGAAGTCGCCGACGCCGTCGCCGAGTTCAAGGCGGACCCGCAGGTCGCCTACGTCGTACCGGACCGCCTGAACAAGCCGCAGGCCGACCCGAACGACACCGAGTACGCCAAACAGTGGGACCTCTTCGAGTCCACCGCCGGTATGAACGTGCCGGGTGCCTGGCCGACGTCGACCGGCAGCGGTGTCACCGTCGCCGTCATCGACACGGGCTACGTCACCCACTCCGACCTCGCCGCGAACATCGTCGGCGGCTACGACTTCATCTCGGACACCGCGGTCTCGGTCGACGGCGACGGCCGCGACAGCAACCCGGCCGACCCGGGCGACTACTACGCGGCCAACGCGTGCGGCGCGGGCATCCCGGCCTCCAGCTCCTCCTGGCACGGCACGCACGTCGCCGGCACGATCGCCGCGGTCACGAACAACGGCAAGGGCGTCGCGGGCATCGCGTACGGCGCGAAGATCTCCCCGGTGCGCGTCCTGGGCAAGTGCGGTGGCTACGACTCCGACATCATCGACGCCATCACCTGGGCGTCCGGCGGCACCGTCTCCGGCGTGCCCGCCAACACCAATGTCGCCAAGGTCATCAACATGAGCCTCGGCGGCGACGGCGCCTGCACCTCGGCGACCCAGACCGCCATCAACAACGCCGTCGGTCGCGGCACGACCGTCGTCGTGGCCGCGGGCAACGACAACGAGAACGTCTCCGGCCACTCGCCGGGCAACTGCAACAACATCATCTCCGTCGCCGCCACCAACCGCGCCGGCGCCAAGGCCTCGTACTCCAACTACGGCTCCCTCGTGGACATCTCGGCGCCCGGCGGCCAGACCAGCACCGGCACCGCCAACGGCATCCTGTCCACGCTCAACTCCGGTGCCTCGACGCCCTCTTCGGAGTCGTACGCCTACTACCAGGGCACCAGCATGGCCACCCCGCACATCGCGGGCCTGGTCGCGCTGGTGAAGTCGGCGAACTCCTCACTGACCCCGGCGCAGATCGAGACCGCCATCAAGAACAACGCCCGTCCCCTGCCGGGCGCCTGCTCGGGCGGTTGCGGCGCCGGCCTGGCGGACGCGGCGAAGACGGTCGCGGCCGTGAGCGGCGGCGGTACGACGACGGGGACGACCTTCTCCAGCACCACCGCGGTCGCCATCCCGGACAACGGCTCCGCGATCGAGTCCTCCATCGCCGTCAGCGGCCGCAGCGGCAACGCCCCCTCGGCCCTCCAGGTGGGCGTCGACATCACCCACACCTACCGCGGTGACCTGGCGATCAGCCTCGTCGCCCCGGACGGCACGGTGTACAGCCTGAAGCCGGCGAGCTCCTCGGACTCCGCGGACAACGTCAACACCACCTACACCGTGAACGCCTCCTCCGAGACCGCCAACGGCACCTGGAAGCTCCGCGTCCAGGACACGGCGGCGCAGGACACGGGCACGCTCAACGGCTGGAAGCTGACCTTCTGA
- a CDS encoding lytic polysaccharide monooxygenase auxiliary activity family 9 protein, which yields MARMPWTTARRTSAAVAALSPFLLTVFAAVPAQAHGAPTDPVSRVFACSPDGGSSGTAACRAAVAANGSSFTAWDNLRVANVNGRDRQTIPDGKLCSGGLPAYRGLDLARSDWPSTRLSPGATLTMKYASTIPHTGTFRMYLTEPGYDPSKPLKWSDLPEQPFAEVKDPALTDGAYRIRMTLPKDRTGRQVLYTIWQNSSTADTYYSCSDVVFPAAADKGGDGGGGGASAAASPTRSKAAEKQPARSPAPTTAPPTATPSVARSAGGVVPDSTPVAADADPASGPSAPMLAGGAAAVLVLTGGAALALRLRRR from the coding sequence ATGGCCCGGATGCCCTGGACCACTGCCCGTCGTACGAGTGCGGCGGTCGCCGCCCTGTCCCCGTTCCTGCTGACCGTGTTCGCGGCGGTGCCCGCGCAGGCCCACGGCGCTCCCACGGACCCGGTCAGCCGGGTCTTCGCCTGCTCCCCCGACGGCGGCTCCTCGGGCACGGCGGCATGCCGCGCCGCCGTGGCGGCCAACGGCTCTTCCTTCACGGCGTGGGACAACCTGCGGGTCGCGAACGTGAACGGGCGGGACCGGCAGACGATCCCCGACGGCAAGCTGTGCAGCGGCGGCCTGCCCGCCTACCGGGGCCTCGACCTGGCCCGCTCCGACTGGCCGTCGACCCGCCTGTCCCCCGGCGCGACGCTGACCATGAAGTACGCCTCGACGATCCCGCACACCGGCACGTTCCGGATGTACCTCACCGAGCCCGGCTACGATCCGTCGAAGCCGCTGAAGTGGTCCGATCTGCCGGAGCAGCCGTTCGCTGAGGTGAAGGACCCGGCGCTGACGGACGGCGCGTACCGGATCAGGATGACGCTGCCGAAGGACCGGACGGGCCGCCAGGTGCTGTACACGATCTGGCAGAACAGCAGTACGGCGGACACGTACTACTCGTGCTCGGACGTGGTGTTCCCGGCAGCGGCGGACAAGGGCGGGGACGGAGGCGGGGGCGGGGCGAGCGCCGCCGCGTCGCCGACCCGGTCGAAGGCGGCGGAGAAGCAGCCCGCCAGGAGTCCGGCGCCGACCACCGCCCCACCCACGGCGACACCTTCCGTGGCCCGGTCGGCGGGCGGCGTCGTCCCCGACTCCACTCCGGTGGCCGCCGACGCCGACCCCGCCTCCGGGCCTTCCGCGCCCATGCTGGCGGGCGGCGCCGCCGCGGTGCTGGTACTCACCGGGGGCGCCGCCCTGGCGCTTCGTCTGCGCCGGCGCTGA
- a CDS encoding Tat pathway signal sequence domain protein — protein MRMRSLLSLTAAAAAFALPVAVAASAPAAAADGAVLTTGGAGGTSIAEGTAISASLATGTTATLYSSSTGTSGISCSASTFTATVDGNPTAPGTATESLTGQTFSNCTSNVVGVLGVTSITVNNLPYTTAVSSDGSVAVTPASGTAIQTTVVLRTLLGSVSCVYQAASGLAGTADNTDNSIKFANQQFTRTSGSSLCPANGFWSAKYSPVTASGEAVYVN, from the coding sequence ATGCGTATGCGTTCTCTGCTCTCCCTCACCGCCGCTGCCGCCGCCTTCGCGCTTCCCGTGGCCGTGGCCGCGTCCGCCCCCGCCGCCGCGGCCGACGGCGCGGTTCTCACCACCGGCGGGGCCGGCGGCACCAGCATCGCCGAGGGCACGGCCATCAGCGCGTCCCTGGCCACCGGAACCACCGCGACCCTCTACTCCAGCTCGACGGGCACCAGCGGGATCAGCTGCTCGGCCTCCACGTTCACCGCCACGGTCGACGGCAACCCGACCGCCCCGGGCACCGCCACCGAGTCCCTGACCGGGCAGACCTTCAGCAACTGCACCTCGAACGTGGTCGGCGTCCTCGGCGTCACCAGCATCACGGTGAACAACCTGCCGTACACCACCGCCGTGTCCTCCGACGGTTCCGTCGCCGTGACCCCGGCGAGCGGTACCGCCATCCAGACCACCGTCGTGCTGCGCACCCTGCTGGGCAGCGTCAGCTGTGTCTACCAGGCTGCGTCCGGCCTGGCGGGCACGGCCGACAACACCGACAACAGCATCAAGTTCGCCAACCAGCAGTTCACCCGGACGTCCGGTTCCTCGCTGTGCCCCGCCAACGGTTTCTGGAGCGCGAAGTACAGCCCGGTGACCGCGAGCGGCGAGGCGGTCTACGTCAACTGA
- a CDS encoding DUF6230 family protein — protein sequence MASSVGTISETPESGSTPEASDSHRRGRVRGRRAAIMAVPAVAITAGLAILTAEGALGVQFAISGMPFTVTATELTGTGFEQFGGLDNMADNSPNAGDTGGQVLVVTSAIKSATLTKLCQSVDLGGTNLKIEAGAGEKKVEATDLTTDSTEMSGNAAFRNIEIGNDASTLTKAGVKGPLGVFSQQADTVYIDNLRQTNYATTAGVFKLPGLKLSFSSKAC from the coding sequence ATGGCCTCGTCCGTCGGCACCATCTCCGAGACCCCCGAAAGCGGTTCCACCCCTGAAGCCTCCGACAGCCACAGACGCGGGCGGGTCCGGGGACGCCGGGCCGCGATCATGGCCGTGCCGGCCGTCGCGATCACCGCGGGTCTCGCGATCCTGACCGCCGAGGGTGCACTGGGCGTCCAGTTCGCCATCTCCGGCATGCCCTTCACGGTCACCGCGACGGAGCTCACGGGCACCGGGTTCGAGCAGTTCGGCGGCCTCGACAACATGGCGGACAACAGCCCGAACGCCGGCGACACCGGCGGCCAGGTGCTGGTCGTCACCTCCGCCATCAAGAGCGCGACCCTCACCAAGCTGTGCCAGAGCGTCGACCTGGGCGGCACCAACCTGAAGATTGAGGCGGGCGCCGGGGAAAAGAAGGTCGAGGCCACCGACCTGACCACGGACTCGACCGAGATGTCCGGTAACGCCGCTTTCCGCAACATCGAGATCGGTAATGACGCCAGCACCCTCACCAAGGCGGGCGTGAAGGGTCCCCTCGGTGTCTTCAGCCAGCAGGCCGACACCGTGTACATCGACAACCTGCGGCAGACCAACTACGCGACCACGGCGGGCGTCTTCAAGCTGCCCGGCCTCAAGCTGAGCTTCAGCAGCAAGGCCTGCTGA
- a CDS encoding DUF6114 domain-containing protein: MEGQESEGAQRPVADQDAFTRWVYGRPFFGGLWLTLGGAWILLTMKASVKVVLHVGMQGVAGYLLPTLMVLLGLLILFSPDQRLFYSITGVLISMATWVTSNLGGFMVGLLLGVAGSVLTFGWLPDQDQRVGRHERREQAQRAERPGAATDPGQPGPAADPAQARMVSGLPQATQ, from the coding sequence ATGGAGGGGCAGGAGTCGGAGGGCGCTCAGCGGCCTGTGGCCGACCAGGACGCGTTCACCCGCTGGGTGTACGGACGCCCCTTCTTCGGCGGACTGTGGCTCACCCTGGGTGGGGCATGGATCCTGCTCACGATGAAGGCCTCGGTGAAGGTCGTCCTGCACGTGGGGATGCAGGGGGTGGCGGGCTACCTCCTGCCGACCCTGATGGTGCTGCTGGGACTGCTGATCCTCTTCAGCCCCGACCAGCGCCTGTTCTACTCGATCACCGGCGTCCTGATCTCCATGGCCACCTGGGTCACCTCGAACCTGGGCGGCTTCATGGTCGGCCTCCTGCTGGGGGTCGCGGGGAGCGTCCTGACCTTCGGCTGGCTGCCCGACCAGGACCAGCGGGTGGGCCGCCACGAGCGGCGCGAGCAGGCCCAGAGGGCGGAGCGACCCGGTGCGGCGACCGACCCGGGGCAGCCCGGTCCCGCGGCCGACCCGGCGCAGGCCAGGATGGTCTCCGGCCTACCGCAGGCCACCCAGTAG
- a CDS encoding peptidase E, with translation MGSEPTIVATSGGHRTGGRTMVSFHALVHHAVDLSGAHGRRPRVMYVGTAIGDAEHFTARMHEAARVAGFDLTPLHLFPMPNLEDVEGTVLEQDVVWVMGGSVANLLAVWRVHGLDRVMRRAWEAGVVLSGVSAGSLCWFEGGTTDSYGPELRPLTDALGFLPYGNGVHYDSDPGRRPLVHRLVADGTLPVTHCTDDGVGLVYRGTELVEAVTEVPGKGAYVVTRDGGTAVEERVEPRRLPGV, from the coding sequence ATGGGATCGGAACCGACCATCGTCGCCACCTCCGGAGGGCACCGCACCGGTGGTCGCACCATGGTGTCGTTCCACGCGCTGGTGCACCACGCCGTGGATCTGTCGGGCGCGCACGGCCGCAGGCCGCGCGTGATGTACGTCGGCACGGCCATCGGGGACGCCGAACACTTCACGGCACGCATGCACGAGGCGGCCCGGGTGGCCGGCTTCGACCTCACCCCGCTCCACCTCTTCCCCATGCCCAACCTGGAGGACGTCGAGGGCACCGTCCTCGAGCAGGACGTGGTGTGGGTCATGGGCGGCTCGGTGGCGAACCTGCTCGCCGTGTGGCGGGTGCACGGTCTCGACCGCGTGATGCGCAGGGCCTGGGAGGCCGGGGTGGTGCTCAGCGGGGTCAGCGCGGGCTCCCTGTGCTGGTTCGAGGGCGGCACCACCGACTCGTACGGCCCCGAACTCCGCCCGCTCACCGACGCGTTGGGCTTCCTGCCGTACGGAAACGGCGTGCACTACGACAGTGACCCGGGCCGTCGCCCCCTGGTCCACCGACTCGTCGCGGACGGCACCCTGCCCGTCACCCACTGCACGGACGACGGCGTGGGACTGGTCTACCGCGGCACCGAACTCGTCGAGGCCGTCACCGAGGTACCCGGAAAGGGCGCCTACGTCGTCACGCGCGACGGCGGGACGGCGGTCGAGGAACGCGTCGAACCGCGCAGGCTGCCCGGCGTCTGA
- a CDS encoding substrate-binding domain-containing protein gives MNTPPPPRTPSRSLRVAALASVALLLLAGCSGAGGDSSLGSGRGAAGSDAAGLKVALITHGGEGDAYWELVRKGAAVAAVKDGVDLTYANDSDPAGQAQLVRDAISDRVDGIAVTLAKPAAMKAPVAAARAAGIPVVGLNSGIDAWTSQGLLEYFGQDESVAGAAVGDKLNGLKVKHALCVIHERGNVALEARCAGVKKTFRGETENLYVEGTDPEAVDAVLTARLRQDPGIDEVVTLGAQFALDAVGSVKAADSKAQVATFDLNNDLVKAIRAGNVQFAVDQQPYLQGYLAVDSLWLYKTNGNISGGGVAPVLTGPAFVTRTNVAAVAKFAAAGTR, from the coding sequence ATGAACACTCCTCCCCCACCTCGGACTCCCTCGAGATCCCTGCGCGTGGCCGCCCTCGCCTCCGTAGCCCTCCTGCTGCTCGCCGGCTGCTCCGGCGCCGGTGGCGACTCCTCCCTCGGGTCGGGCAGGGGCGCGGCGGGGTCGGACGCCGCAGGGCTGAAGGTCGCCCTGATCACCCACGGCGGCGAGGGTGACGCCTACTGGGAGCTCGTGCGGAAGGGGGCCGCGGTCGCCGCCGTGAAGGACGGTGTCGATCTGACGTACGCGAACGACTCCGACCCGGCCGGGCAGGCGCAGCTGGTCCGCGACGCGATCAGCGACCGGGTCGACGGCATCGCGGTCACCCTGGCCAAGCCGGCCGCGATGAAGGCACCGGTGGCCGCGGCGCGGGCGGCGGGAATCCCGGTGGTGGGCCTCAACTCCGGGATCGACGCCTGGACGTCGCAGGGGCTGCTGGAGTACTTCGGCCAGGACGAGAGCGTGGCCGGCGCCGCCGTCGGGGACAAGCTGAACGGCCTCAAGGTCAAGCACGCGCTGTGTGTCATCCACGAGCGGGGCAACGTCGCCCTGGAGGCCCGCTGCGCCGGCGTGAAGAAGACGTTCCGCGGCGAGACCGAGAACCTGTACGTGGAGGGCACCGACCCCGAGGCCGTGGACGCCGTGCTCACGGCCCGGCTGCGGCAGGACCCCGGCATCGACGAAGTCGTCACCCTCGGCGCGCAGTTCGCTCTGGACGCCGTGGGATCGGTGAAGGCGGCCGACAGCAAGGCCCAGGTCGCCACCTTCGACCTCAACAACGACCTGGTCAAGGCGATCCGCGCCGGGAACGTACAGTTCGCGGTCGACCAGCAGCCGTATCTGCAGGGCTACCTCGCGGTGGACTCCCTGTGGCTGTACAAGACCAACGGCAACATCAGCGGGGGCGGTGTGGCTCCCGTCCTCACCGGGCCCGCGTTCGTCACCCGGACGAACGTCGCCGCGGTCGCGAAGTTCGCCGCGGCCGGCACGAGGTGA